Within the Candidatus Woesearchaeota archaeon genome, the region AGCTTAGCAGAGGGTGTTGAGCAAATAACTAAAGAAGAACTGTTACAAATAATAGAGCAGAGTAACAATGAATAGTCCTAGGAGAACTCCTGCAAGTACTTGTCTTTTGGTATGTCCTGAAATAACGTGAATGCGTTCTTGCTTCTTTACATGTTTGTTTAGTACTCCTGCAAGGGTGTCAACGTTGTGTCGAACTCCTATTGCGTCACGTAGGACGAGGAGGGAGAAGACAAGTGAGATGAAGAACGGTGTTGAGTTGAATCCTTCAACAAGGCCTACGCTATAGGTCAGCGCAGTAACAATGCTTGCGTGACGAGAAGGCATGCCCCCGTCCATAAACACATTTTGAAGAGTGAATCTTCCTTGTTTTTTTGTGCGCAAGGCAATGTTAATGAATTGTGCTACGAGAAAGGTGAGTGTGATGCTTGTAAGAATGAAGTTCATTTGGCGTTTCTCCACAGGATTTCAAAATAATCCCTTAATGATTGTGCAATTGCAGATTCCCTTATAAGAATTGCTTTTGGTTCATCTTCCCAGACAACAATGGAGCACGTATTCTTGTAGATATAGAAGCTTGTTTTTCCCGCGGGTTTGTCCACGAAGCGAATCTGTGCAAGGGGGATTTTTTTAAGGTTGGGGTCACTACGGGCTGATTCAGAGATCAGCATGCGAATAGAAATCTTTTTCTGTTTTCTTGCTCTGTCAAAATGAGGAAAGTAGAATTTGAGAATATTGTTCACATCAATATCGTCTCCGAGGATAAGAATTTCTTGAGCTTCTTTGATTTGGTCATCAAAGACTGTTTTAAGTGCGGGTCTTCCTCGAAAGAAAAGTGTTTCTTTTTTTTCTTGTTCTCTTTGTTTGAGTTCGTTGAGTTTTGGGAGGAGTTCTTGTATGTGTTGTTCTTTTTCCTTGATGATTTCAAGCAGGCGTGAAGGGTCTGCTGCTTCAAAGTACTTGCGATTATTGGTTTTGATGTATGAGACAAGGCCTTTTTCAATGAGCCTTTCAATTGCGTCATAGACTGATCGTCGGTGTATTCCTGTGTTGCGTGAAATAGTTCCTGCAAGACTTGATCCTTGTTCAAGGAGAATAAAGTAGATCTTTGCTTCTGTTGTGGTAAGTCCTGCTTCCTCGAGAGCTTTAAGATCCATTGAAGGTGAGACGAAGAACTACTATTTAAAAGAGGTGTACGAAAACACCACACAATAAGTGGTGATTATGGTCACCACCATAATTCATTTAGGGGTGAAGTATTCGTAGGAACATGCAACAAAAAACATTTTTCGCACACAGACCCCAATCAAGTATCAGCAAATTACCTCTTGGTGTTGCTACGTCCAGTTTAGAACAGCTTGTTAATGAATTAGCCGAATTCCCAAAGGATTACAAAGCAATTTTTGAAGGATCCATCATCCCCCCACAGTTCTCTTGCGCAAATAAGTTCAAAAAGCATGCACGAACAGTACGCTTAAGACGCTACCGCTCAGACCAAGAAGCAAGACAAGATCAAAAAACTCCTGTGCTCCTACGTGAAGAAGCATTTAACGCAATTAAAGATCCCTTCTTTTGTGGATATAGCTATAAAGCAAGAGGTCTTGATCAAAGAACGGTTATTGTCTCTCTTGACCAATGCGTGGCAGGAGCACTACTCTACATTTACGATGCGCGACTAGGCAATCAAGACATCACCTTTTACGCGCAGAGCAAAAGGGTTGAAAGGGAGGGCTGTGACGTTGTGGTAAGCATACCTAGTAGGAGAAAAAAACACCCTCGTTACACCATATCATTTCACCAAGTACCTTTTTCAGATACGGAACAAAAGTATGCATTGTGGCAAAAGATGCGTTGGGATCACACCAATGAACATCAACGGTACCGTGAATTACGAAAAAAGTTTTCCTGGCAAAAGGAGTGCTCCACCTATATTCCCGCAACAGCACAGCCCATAGCAGCATACTTGAAAATCATCAATGCTGCGGTAAATGAACAGAAGAACATAGTTCCCTTGCAGATGAATCCCTTTGCCATTCCAACTCAGAGAACTGTTGATGTATACTTGAAAATGTACAACAATCTTCTCATTCGAGATGAGGGGGGATTAAGAAAACCCAATCAGGCAGAGTCTGAAATTATTCTTTGGGAACTTGTGCGTCAGCAGGGTCATGACAAAACATTCTATGCTAAAAAGAAACTTGTTGAGTACGAAGTGTAAACAAGAGTATCGTAAGATGGTATTGTAAAATGCGTAGAAGAAGTCGTAGTAAGTAAAAATAATTTAAGAAGCGTTATTCCATTTCTGGAGCGGGTGGCTGACTTGGCATGGCAGTTCGTGAGATAAGCATGATATCTCCAATTGCCTTGACAAGTTGGTGAGGAACAATTACTCCTTTTGCGGATCCAAGAACTTCTGAGAGGTAACTGTTTTTTGTTGCTTTGACTCTCCAACCGTACACTTTTGATCGAGTAAGTACTGCTTCTTCAATGTCTCCAAAGTATTCTCCATCTTCGGTGAAGACTTTCATGTTGTAAGAATCTGAAATGCGATGTAATTTTAGCATGGTGAAGACCTCCGTTTCTTTATGCAACAAGTGTGCAAGACGTTTATAAACCTTACCCTCAAGTGTTATAAACCCACGAGAGTCGTCACTGACCCATGAGACTAGTAGTGATTGGAACCTCGCATATTTCTCCTGAGTCTGTAAAACGTATTGAACAAACAATACGTGAGCAAGACGTCCAAGCAGTGGCAATTGAGCTTGATGCACAACGCCTTGCATCCTTGTTCAATCAAGAGACCAAAAGCGATTGGAGAATGATTCGCAAAGTAGGACTGCAGGGGTATATTTTCGCACTCATAGGCTCCTACGTGCAAAAAAAACTTGCAAAACATATAGGGATGCAGCCAGGAGATGATATGCGTGCAGCAGTAAGAGCAGCTCGTAAACAGCACATTCCTCTTGAGCTCATTGACCAACCAATATACATCACACTAAGAAGAATTTCTCAAGTGTTCACCTGGAGAGAAAAACTAAGAGTGTTCGCAGATGTAGTACGAGCAGCTCTTTTTCCTAAACGGGAGCTCAAAAAAAGAGGTCTTGAACAATTTGATCTTAAAAAAGTACCTTCAAAGGACGTTATCGCAAAACTCATCAAAGATCTACGAGAAAGATACCCTTCTCTTTACAAAGTACTTATTGAAGAGCGCAATCAATACATGGTACGCAAACTAAGGGAGATCGCACCCAAGTATGATGGCTTGGTAGTTGTAGTTGTAGGTGCAGGACATGAGGAAGGAATGCTTGAATTACTCAAACAACACACGAAAAAACAATCAAGCTCTCAACACTCGAAAATGCCTGAAAGATAAAAAAATACCTCACAATCCGTTGAAACTCACTCACAAAATCCCAAAACATAAAAACTCACATCGCTCTTCATAACTCATGCGCAGCGCAATGTATCTTTGGAAGAAGTATGGTAGATTCTCTCGCCAAGAAGTCATTGATCTTGCAGTGTCTACTGCGGTTATTACGTTTGTCTTCTGGTTCTCAGCTCTTGACGTTTCAACAGTCACTCTTAGCTCAGCAATAGAAGGAATCCTAAAATTCTTCGTTCTTGTTGGTGTTGCTTTTTTGGCGCACGAACTTGCACACAGAGCAGTTGCACTTTTTCTTGGTGTTCAAGCAACCTACAAGAAATGGACTGGTGGACTTATTGCAAGTATGTTAATTGCGTTTTTTACGGGAGTGGTGTTTATCGCACCAGGAGCGGTGCATTTCAAAGTCGTGGAACGCCTTCGCATAGGGCATTTTTTTCCAGGACTTAATCAAAGAGCAATTGCAGTAATAGCACTTGCAGGGCCTGCTGCGAATATGGCACTAGCAATTATTTTCAAAGCACTTTCAGGAATTGGCGCTCAAGACTTTTTCATGCAAGCAGTGTTCATTAACGTTCTCTTCGCTGTTTTTAACTTGTTGCCCATACCTCCGCTTGATGGGTCCAAGGTGTTTTTCGGCGCAAAATACCTCTACGTGTTCTCACTCGTATTTGCAATAGGTATGGGAATACTCCTCTTCTTCTCATCTGCGATTGTTTCACTCATTGCAGGCATTCTACTCGGAGCATATGCAACGTGGTACGTCTTTGCATCCATTGATAAGCAGTGGTAACTGGCGAAATGGTGACGGGTACGTTATACTCCAGTTTCATCATTCTTATTATCGTTACCCTTATATACGTGCAAATGTTTGAAGATTTCATGACTTCAAAGTACGTCCTACTCGCTATGTTTCTTCTGGTTGTACTCTTCGGCACATGGACGCAAATTTTCAATTTGTTTGAGTTTCTCAAAGAGCACTGGACACTGGACAGCGCTGCGTGAAGTTTTTAAACAATCCAAGCATCATTCACTAGGTGATAGTCTCCGACTCAAATAATAGTGACACGAAGGCAGTACTTAGAGGAATTGTTCCTCGTCTATATCAGCAAACAATTCTAAATACCACAACACTCAAAAACACGTTAGTTGTGTTACCAACAGGGTTGGGAAAAACGGTTATTGCGCTTCTCACACTCCTTAACAGACTTAAAAACTATCCGAACTCTAAAATACTCGTTCTCGCCCCCACAAGACCTCTTATTGATCAACACTTCAAATCATTTTCAGAACATTTATTCATTGATGCCGATCGGTTCGCATTACTTACCGGTGCGGTGAAGGCGCAAAAAAGAGAACAGAAATTTAAAGATGCGCAAATCATTTTTTCAACTCCTCAAGGAATTGAAAATGATTTGATTATGAATCGTATTTCTTTAAAGGATGTTTCTCTTGTTGTTTTTGATGAAGCTCATAGAGCAACAGGAAACTACGCGTACTCTTTTATCGCAGAGCATTACATGAACCAGGCATCAAACCCTAGAATTCTCGCACTTACAGCATCTCCAGGATCAAAAACCCAAGCGATACGAGAGGTTTGTGAAAATCTCTTCATAGAAGATATTGAGATGCGAAGCGATGATGATCCTGATGTCAAACCCTACATCCAAGAAGTCAAGGTAAACTACGTCTATGTAGACCTCCCTCCAGGGTTTAAGAAAGTACACAGTTTATTACAGGCAAGTTTTAAATCAAAAATCGCAGCGATTAGAGATGCGGGTTTCATAAAATCTGCGCAGTTGCTTTCGCGCACAGATCTTCTCAAAATACAAGCTCAACTCCGTGCCGAGATGAGTTCAGGAGTTACAAGTCCTGAATTGTTTAAAGCACTATCTCTTACCGCAGAAGCAATGAAAGTGCAACACGCATTGGAGCTTATAGAAACACAGGGAATAAGCGCAATTTACCTCTATCTTGAGAGCATTTACCAACAAGCGTCATCTACATCAACAAAAGCGGTGAAAAACCTTGCATGTGATGTCAATATAAAATCAGCACGCATACTCACACAACAACTCAAGGACAAAGGAGAAGAACATCCCAAACTTTTTGAAGTAACAAAACACATCTCCCATATTTTGCAAGGTGACCCTTGTGCAAAAATCATTCTGTTCAATCAGTTTCGCGACACTGCATCAACACTAACAAACTATCTAACGAGTAAGGGTATCAAGGCAGAACTTTTCGTAGGTCAAGCAAACAAGAGAGAAAAAGGACTTACGCAAAAAGAACAGCGACAAATGCTGCAATCATTCAGAGAAGGCGCATTTAACGTTCTTGTCGCAACAAGTGTCGCAGAAGAGGGTCTTGACATCCCTCGTGTGGATCATGTCTTGTTTTATGAGCCAATACCTTCCTCAATTCGCACCATACAAAGAAGGGGAAGAACGGGAAGAAATGAAAGAGGGGGGGTTACTGTTTTTGTAACAAAAGGAACGCGTGACGAAATCTACCGCTGGAGTGCACATCACAAAGAAAGACGTATGTACGCTGATCTTAAAGAAATAAAAAAAGAATTTGTGGGAAAAACCCGCTTACAAAAAACGCTCACTCTTCCTGAAGAAGAAATAAATATTTTTGCTGATCACCGAGAAAAAGGATCAACAGTCATCAAAGAGCTTATTCGCGAAGGAGTGAGTTGTAAAGTAGAACATCTTCACGTTGGAGATTTCGTTCTTTCAAAAAGAGTTTGTGTAGAGTATAAAACAGTAAAAGATTTTGTTGATTCTTTGATTGATGGCAGAATTTTTTCCCAGCTTAAAGCAATGAAAGAGCATTATGAGAGGCCAATACTCGTAGTTGAAGGCTCGCAGAACATCTACGCTCAACGTAACATTCATCCTAATGCGATTAGGGGTTTGATCGCTACAATCCTTGTTGATTTTGCAATTCCTCTTCTGCAAACAAAGGATCATAACGAGACTGCAGCAGTGCTCAAACAAATTGCAAAACGTGAGATGGATAGTGGTTTTAAATCGCAACAAGTTCACACAAATAAGTCAAAAGGATCCCTCAAGCAAGCACAAGAATACATAGTCTCAGCCCTTCCAAATGTGGGCCCTACCCTTGCACCAACCCTTCTCAAGAAATTTGGTTCGGTAAAAGCGGTGTTCAATGCAAGCGAAGATGAACTTAAGAACATCTCTCGCATAGGAGAGAAAAAAGCAAAGGAGATTCAACGACTTCTTAGCGAGAAGTATGAGTAGCGTTGTTTTTCAACATACCCTGCTAGTGTTTCTACCTGTCTCACATCGGTATTTTTGAAGAGCCATTCACGAAAATAGTTATCCACTTTTGCACCATTGCGAATGAGTGCATTGCGTAGTTTTGCATAGATCTTCTTCCCTTCTTTGTCAAGATCTACCAGGAGAATAACTTCTTCATGAGCAAATCGTTCCGCAAAAAGTTCAAGAGCGGTGTCAAGTTCATAGA harbors:
- a CDS encoding DEAD/DEAH box helicase; the encoded protein is MIVSDSNNSDTKAVLRGIVPRLYQQTILNTTTLKNTLVVLPTGLGKTVIALLTLLNRLKNYPNSKILVLAPTRPLIDQHFKSFSEHLFIDADRFALLTGAVKAQKREQKFKDAQIIFSTPQGIENDLIMNRISLKDVSLVVFDEAHRATGNYAYSFIAEHYMNQASNPRILALTASPGSKTQAIREVCENLFIEDIEMRSDDDPDVKPYIQEVKVNYVYVDLPPGFKKVHSLLQASFKSKIAAIRDAGFIKSAQLLSRTDLLKIQAQLRAEMSSGVTSPELFKALSLTAEAMKVQHALELIETQGISAIYLYLESIYQQASSTSTKAVKNLACDVNIKSARILTQQLKDKGEEHPKLFEVTKHISHILQGDPCAKIILFNQFRDTASTLTNYLTSKGIKAELFVGQANKREKGLTQKEQRQMLQSFREGAFNVLVATSVAEEGLDIPRVDHVLFYEPIPSSIRTIQRRGRTGRNERGGVTVFVTKGTRDEIYRWSAHHKERRMYADLKEIKKEFVGKTRLQKTLTLPEEEINIFADHREKGSTVIKELIREGVSCKVEHLHVGDFVLSKRVCVEYKTVKDFVDSLIDGRIFSQLKAMKEHYERPILVVEGSQNIYAQRNIHPNAIRGLIATILVDFAIPLLQTKDHNETAAVLKQIAKREMDSGFKSQQVHTNKSKGSLKQAQEYIVSALPNVGPTLAPTLLKKFGSVKAVFNASEDELKNISRIGEKKAKEIQRLLSEKYE
- a CDS encoding divergent PAP2 family protein, which gives rise to MNFILTSITLTFLVAQFINIALRTKKQGRFTLQNVFMDGGMPSRHASIVTALTYSVGLVEGFNSTPFFISLVFSLLVLRDAIGVRHNVDTLAGVLNKHVKKQERIHVISGHTKRQVLAGVLLGLFIVTLLYYL
- a CDS encoding toprim domain-containing protein, which translates into the protein MKTTRNELALFLEKLRTTRKKIIVEGHNDAKSLEQLGVSAHLIYELDTALELFAERFAHEEVILLVDLDKEGKKIYAKLRNALIRNGAKVDNYFREWLFKNTDVRQVETLAGYVEKQRYSYFSLRSR